The Asticcacaulis excentricus CB 48 genome includes a window with the following:
- a CDS encoding MJ0042-type zinc finger domain-containing protein: MLLTCPKCALSYAIDGAQLGPQGRTVRCASCKTTWHAEKPEEPIELPLEKAVEKPATGLKEVKAKKIPSLYRDMIESQKRHKALMAQGIIWGALAATFVAMLGTAFLLRVDLVRAFPRLGGAYAAVGVPVNAAGLEVLESKLENTLRGGRFVATVTLRVKNIRDEANPVPPVRVDLMDKESNPIDTTLIPPLGLTLEANETRVLTFDIPDPSNRVKNIKLAFDMQAAKDLSRVRPSLMNGTGGGHGEEAHGDGGHGTPPATEDAHAAPDHEAAPAADAGHAATATENAHGDATTAADHATEKPAELRPAPAAPSAEAHH, translated from the coding sequence ATGCTTCTGACCTGTCCCAAATGCGCGCTCAGTTACGCGATTGATGGGGCCCAACTAGGGCCTCAAGGTCGCACTGTGCGCTGCGCCTCGTGCAAGACCACCTGGCACGCGGAAAAGCCCGAAGAACCGATCGAACTGCCGCTCGAAAAGGCCGTGGAAAAGCCTGCCACCGGCTTGAAGGAAGTCAAAGCGAAGAAGATTCCGTCGCTGTACCGCGACATGATCGAAAGCCAGAAGCGGCACAAGGCACTGATGGCGCAAGGCATCATCTGGGGCGCACTGGCGGCTACCTTTGTCGCCATGCTGGGCACCGCCTTCCTGCTGCGCGTAGATCTGGTGCGTGCCTTTCCGCGTCTGGGCGGGGCCTATGCGGCCGTGGGCGTTCCGGTGAATGCTGCCGGCCTCGAAGTGCTGGAGTCAAAGCTGGAAAATACCCTACGCGGGGGCCGTTTCGTCGCCACGGTGACGCTGAGGGTCAAGAACATTCGCGATGAAGCCAATCCAGTGCCGCCGGTGCGTGTCGATCTTATGGACAAGGAGTCGAATCCGATCGACACCACGCTGATCCCCCCGCTGGGCCTGACGCTTGAAGCCAACGAAACCCGCGTCCTGACCTTTGACATTCCCGACCCCTCCAACCGCGTCAAGAACATCAAGCTGGCCTTTGACATGCAGGCGGCCAAGGACCTGTCGCGGGTGCGTCCGTCCCTGATGAACGGCACGGGTGGCGGTCATGGCGAAGAAGCGCACGGGGATGGAGGCCACGGAACACCACCGGCGACGGAAGACGCTCACGCGGCACCGGACCATGAGGCGGCCCCCGCAGCCGATGCCGGACACGCGGCGACGGCGACGGAAAACGCGCATGGAGACGCGACAACCGCTGCCGACCATGCTACGGAAAAACCAGCCGAGCTGCGGCCCGCCCCCGCTGCGCCTTCTGCCGAAGCTCATCACTAG
- a CDS encoding alpha/beta hydrolase: protein MTLTGSFRQATRGLSVTLTMALVAIASTALPALAQNDKMVPIATPSQPNAIVLNTGPLPGATAPESWHSQYGSVFARNVSVATLTPFLPLPEKATGAAVIVAPGGGFRTLSMQNEGWDVAKALSERGVAAFVLKYRLNPTPADMAGFEASMREMFAGAARPRPTPAPGEDPMAGIAPQIADARAAFALVRSRSKEWHIDSDRIGMVGFSAGAMLTLSTALAGGDAKPAFIGDIYGPLSAVTVPADAPPLFVALAADDPLFAHGDFGLVQSWQAAKRPVEFHYYEQGGHGFGMYPKETTSTGWFDAFVHWMTMHGYLAKRK, encoded by the coding sequence ATGACCTTAACCGGTTCTTTCCGGCAGGCGACACGTGGCCTGTCTGTAACCCTGACGATGGCGCTTGTGGCCATTGCCAGCACCGCCCTCCCGGCTTTGGCCCAGAATGACAAGATGGTGCCAATTGCCACGCCGTCGCAACCCAATGCCATAGTGCTGAATACCGGTCCACTGCCGGGGGCCACGGCCCCTGAGTCTTGGCATAGCCAGTACGGCAGCGTCTTTGCCCGCAATGTCAGCGTCGCCACCCTGACCCCCTTTCTGCCGTTGCCGGAAAAGGCCACGGGGGCTGCCGTGATCGTCGCCCCCGGCGGCGGCTTTCGTACCTTGTCCATGCAGAACGAGGGCTGGGACGTCGCCAAGGCTCTGTCTGAACGTGGCGTGGCGGCTTTCGTGCTGAAGTATCGCCTCAACCCGACCCCTGCCGATATGGCCGGCTTTGAAGCCTCGATGCGGGAGATGTTCGCCGGCGCGGCGCGTCCGCGTCCTACCCCCGCGCCGGGGGAAGACCCGATGGCGGGCATCGCTCCTCAGATTGCCGATGCCCGCGCTGCCTTCGCGCTGGTGCGCTCGCGCTCGAAAGAGTGGCATATCGATTCTGACCGTATCGGCATGGTCGGCTTCTCGGCAGGCGCCATGCTCACCCTGTCCACCGCTCTGGCCGGGGGGGATGCCAAACCGGCCTTTATCGGTGACATCTATGGCCCGCTGTCGGCCGTCACCGTGCCCGCCGATGCGCCGCCCCTGTTTGTCGCTTTGGCGGCAGATGACCCGCTGTTTGCGCACGGCGACTTTGGTCTGGTGCAGAGCTGGCAGGCGGCCAAGCGCCCGGTCGAGTTTCATTACTATGAACAGGGCGGCCACGGCTTTGGCATGTACCCTAAGGAAACCACCAGCACCGGCTGGTTCGACGCCTTCGTGCACTGGATGACCATGCACGGCTATCTTGCTAAGCGTAAGTAG
- a CDS encoding phosphoribosyltransferase produces MTYDILLSEADIAARIDAMAREMAPRLTEDTVGVCLLTGGIWFAADLTRALARHGLGIGFDSMWLSSYGDGRQSGEMILRADLQRPVKGKQVLIMDDVLDTGASLKFARDHLLRAGATEVLTAVMASKPVTRQIEADYVGWEAPKRYLVGYGLDDGGRLRGLPFIGALD; encoded by the coding sequence ATGACCTACGACATTCTCCTGAGCGAGGCAGACATCGCCGCGCGCATCGACGCTATGGCCAGGGAGATGGCCCCGCGCCTGACCGAAGACACGGTGGGTGTCTGCCTGCTGACCGGCGGCATCTGGTTTGCCGCTGACCTGACGCGCGCGCTGGCCCGCCACGGCCTGGGCATCGGTTTTGATTCGATGTGGCTGTCCTCCTACGGCGACGGGCGTCAAAGCGGGGAAATGATCCTGCGTGCCGACCTGCAACGCCCGGTCAAGGGTAAGCAGGTGCTGATCATGGACGATGTGCTGGATACGGGCGCGTCGCTGAAATTCGCCCGCGACCACCTGCTGCGCGCCGGGGCCACTGAGGTGCTGACGGCCGTGATGGCGTCGAAGCCCGTCACGCGTCAGATAGAGGCCGATTATGTCGGCTGGGAAGCGCCCAAGCGCTATCTGGTCGGCTATGGCCTCGATGATGGCGGGCGTCTGCGCGGCCTGCCGTTTATCGGGGCGCTGGACTGA
- a CDS encoding efflux RND transporter permease subunit translates to MLSRFFIDRPIFAWVVAIVIMLAGLLSIRTLPVEQYPDIALPQVRINASYPGASAKTVEDSVTQIIEQGMTGLDRLKYITASSSDSGSANVTLVFEAGTNIDTAQVQVQNQVQAVINRLPQDVQAQGVRVNKASNNMLMVISLYSTDGSLTNADLGDYLVSNMQDTLARVDGVGESNVFGSGYAMRIWLNPEKLVAFNLTPADVVTAVRAQNAQVSAGQLAAQPTTDDIALNATITSQSRLTTADEFQNIIVKSDTSGATVYLRDVARVELGQQSYDSISRINGQPATGIAISLATGANALKTAELVKAEMEKLSKSFPKNITYAIPNDSTDFIKLSIKEVVKTLIEAIVLVFIVMYLFLQNWRATIIPTIAVPVVLLGTLGILAAFGYSINLLTMFGLVLAIGLLVDDAIVVVENVERVMHEEGLDPKEATRKSMDEITGALIGIGLVLSAMFVPMAFFGGTQGIIYRQFSITIVSAMALSVLVALILTPPLCATILKPVDPQRHAEKKGFFGWFNKSFTRASHGYMGAVGRIIGKPLRYLVIYGMVLVACGLMFRVLPTSFLPDEDQGFMQTIVQLPVGTTRKTTDEVVARVEAYLQKDPTARYVFARVGSNGQNQGQVNIRMKPFEARKGSDLRVPAVIERARKEFVKPEYRNARIIPTQPPVVRSLGDASGFSFVIKDVGGVGPEALLAARNDFIRRAEKDPRLGSVRSGGQDYTPQLKIDINKTAAGAMGVSVSDINAMLAAAWGGSYVNDFIDRGRVKRVYVQADTPYRMRPEDLNRWYVRNKDGAMVPFSAFGSTRWQAGAPTLERYNGSPSTGVQGAAADGVSSGDAMAAVEDLANGLPQGTAIEWTGLSLQERESGAQAPALYALSVLVVFLLLAALYESWTIPFSVILVLPLAVLGALVATWGRGLDNDIFFQVGLLTTIGLSCKNAILIVEYARTLQERGMGLIDATLEASRIRLRPILMTSFAFTFGVLPLALANGAGSGAQHAIGTGLIGGVLSATLLAIFYIPLFFVLVQKVFNRKYRNEVIEV, encoded by the coding sequence ATGCTGTCCCGTTTCTTTATTGACCGCCCCATCTTTGCCTGGGTGGTGGCCATTGTCATCATGCTGGCCGGTCTGCTTTCGATCCGTACCCTGCCGGTTGAACAGTATCCGGACATCGCCCTGCCGCAGGTGCGCATTAACGCTTCCTATCCGGGGGCGTCGGCGAAAACGGTCGAGGATTCGGTGACGCAGATCATCGAGCAGGGCATGACCGGGCTCGATCGCCTGAAATACATCACGGCCTCGTCCTCGGACAGCGGTTCAGCCAATGTCACGCTTGTGTTTGAGGCCGGCACCAATATCGACACGGCTCAGGTGCAGGTACAAAATCAGGTGCAGGCCGTTATCAACCGTCTGCCGCAGGACGTGCAGGCGCAGGGCGTGCGGGTCAACAAGGCCTCCAATAACATGCTGATGGTCATTTCGTTGTATTCAACGGACGGATCGCTAACCAATGCCGACCTTGGTGACTATCTGGTATCCAATATGCAGGACACGCTGGCCCGCGTGGACGGGGTGGGTGAAAGCAATGTGTTCGGCTCCGGCTATGCCATGCGGATCTGGCTCAATCCTGAAAAGCTGGTGGCCTTTAACCTGACGCCGGCCGATGTGGTGACGGCCGTTCGCGCCCAGAACGCTCAGGTCTCTGCCGGGCAACTGGCGGCGCAACCGACCACGGATGATATTGCGCTCAATGCGACCATCACTTCCCAATCGCGCCTGACCACGGCGGATGAGTTCCAGAATATCATTGTCAAGAGCGATACGTCGGGGGCGACCGTGTATCTGCGCGACGTGGCCCGCGTCGAGCTAGGGCAGCAGAGCTACGACTCGATCAGCCGTATCAATGGCCAACCCGCCACCGGCATCGCCATCAGCCTCGCCACCGGGGCCAATGCACTGAAAACCGCTGAGCTGGTCAAAGCCGAGATGGAGAAGCTTTCCAAAAGCTTCCCCAAGAACATCACCTACGCCATTCCCAATGACTCGACCGACTTCATCAAGCTGTCCATAAAGGAGGTGGTGAAGACCCTGATCGAAGCCATCGTGCTGGTTTTCATCGTCATGTACCTGTTCCTTCAAAACTGGCGCGCAACGATCATTCCGACCATCGCTGTGCCGGTGGTGCTTCTGGGGACGCTGGGGATTCTGGCCGCCTTCGGCTATTCGATCAACCTACTGACTATGTTTGGCCTGGTGCTGGCTATCGGTCTTCTGGTCGATGATGCCATCGTCGTCGTCGAAAACGTCGAGCGTGTGATGCACGAAGAGGGGCTCGACCCCAAGGAAGCCACGCGCAAATCCATGGATGAGATTACCGGCGCTCTGATCGGCATCGGTCTGGTCCTGTCGGCCATGTTTGTACCCATGGCCTTTTTTGGCGGTACGCAGGGCATCATCTATCGTCAGTTTTCCATCACCATCGTCTCGGCCATGGCCCTGTCGGTGCTGGTGGCCCTGATCCTGACGCCGCCGCTTTGCGCCACCATCCTCAAGCCGGTTGATCCTCAGAGGCACGCCGAAAAGAAAGGTTTTTTCGGTTGGTTCAACAAAAGCTTCACCCGCGCCAGCCACGGTTATATGGGGGCCGTCGGTCGGATTATCGGCAAACCGCTGCGCTATCTGGTCATCTATGGCATGGTGCTGGTGGCCTGCGGCCTGATGTTCCGCGTCCTGCCGACCTCCTTCCTTCCGGACGAGGATCAGGGCTTCATGCAAACCATCGTTCAGTTGCCCGTCGGCACGACGCGCAAGACGACCGATGAGGTGGTGGCCAGGGTCGAAGCCTATCTGCAAAAAGACCCGACGGCGCGCTACGTCTTTGCGCGCGTCGGCTCTAACGGTCAGAATCAGGGGCAGGTCAATATCCGCATGAAGCCGTTTGAGGCGCGCAAGGGCAGCGATCTGCGCGTGCCGGCGGTGATCGAACGCGCGCGCAAGGAGTTTGTCAAGCCCGAATACCGCAATGCCCGCATCATCCCCACCCAGCCGCCGGTGGTGCGTTCTCTGGGCGACGCGTCGGGCTTCTCGTTTGTCATCAAGGATGTCGGTGGGGTCGGGCCGGAGGCGCTGCTGGCGGCGCGCAACGACTTCATCCGTCGTGCTGAGAAGGACCCGCGACTGGGCTCGGTGCGCTCAGGCGGGCAGGACTACACGCCGCAGCTCAAGATCGACATCAACAAGACGGCCGCAGGCGCCATGGGCGTCAGCGTGTCGGACATCAATGCCATGCTTGCCGCCGCCTGGGGTGGGTCTTACGTCAACGACTTTATTGATCGCGGTCGCGTCAAGCGCGTCTATGTGCAGGCCGATACACCCTATCGCATGCGCCCGGAGGACCTGAACCGCTGGTATGTGCGCAACAAGGACGGAGCCATGGTGCCGTTTTCGGCCTTTGGTTCGACCCGCTGGCAGGCGGGGGCCCCGACGCTGGAACGCTATAATGGGTCGCCTTCCACGGGTGTGCAGGGCGCAGCGGCCGACGGTGTGTCGTCGGGCGATGCCATGGCCGCTGTAGAAGATCTGGCTAACGGCCTACCGCAGGGTACCGCGATTGAATGGACCGGCCTGTCTTTGCAGGAACGCGAATCCGGCGCGCAGGCCCCGGCGCTTTACGCCCTGTCGGTGCTGGTCGTTTTCCTGCTGCTGGCGGCCCTGTACGAAAGCTGGACCATCCCGTTTTCGGTTATTCTGGTCCTGCCTCTGGCGGTTTTGGGGGCGCTGGTGGCGACCTGGGGACGCGGTCTCGACAACGACATCTTCTTTCAGGTCGGGCTGCTCACGACGATCGGCCTGTCGTGCAAGAACGCTATCCTGATCGTCGAATACGCCCGCACGCTTCAGGAACGCGGCATGGGCCTGATCGACGCCACGCTGGAAGCGTCGCGCATCCGTCTGCGGCCCATCCTGATGACCTCGTTCGCCTTCACCTTCGGCGTCCTGCCTCTGGCTCTGGCCAATGGAGCCGGGTCGGGGGCGCAGCACGCCATCGGCACCGGTCTTATCGGCGGGGTGCTGTCGGCGACCTTGCTGGCCATCTTCTATATCCCGCTGTTCTTCGTCCTGGTGCAGAAGGTGTTCAATCGCAAGTACCGTAACGAAGTCATCGAGGTCTAA